In the Blastocatellia bacterium genome, one interval contains:
- a CDS encoding orotate phosphoribosyltransferase yields MDQSSVLELFTERGALLSGHFLLSSGLHSAKYLQCALVLQYPKDAESLGEHLAKRFYTQKIDLVVAPALGGVIIGHEVARNLSVRAIFTEREAGQMQLRRGFEIKAGEKVLVIEDVITTGKSTREVIEVVTKLGGEVVGNASIIDRSAGKAELPFIPVSLAALDVATYSAENCPMCQEGLPLVKPGSRQTSDKSK; encoded by the coding sequence ATGGATCAGTCAAGTGTATTAGAGCTATTTACTGAGCGGGGAGCATTATTATCAGGGCATTTTTTACTAAGTTCAGGGCTACATAGTGCTAAATATTTACAATGTGCCTTGGTGTTGCAATATCCAAAAGATGCAGAAAGTTTGGGAGAGCATTTAGCTAAACGCTTTTATACTCAAAAAATAGATTTAGTGGTTGCTCCTGCTTTAGGTGGTGTAATTATTGGACATGAAGTTGCACGCAATCTTTCAGTAAGAGCAATTTTTACTGAACGTGAAGCAGGACAAATGCAGCTAAGACGAGGTTTTGAAATAAAAGCAGGTGAAAAAGTTTTAGTAATTGAAGATGTTATTACTACAGGTAAATCTACTAGAGAAGTAATTGAAGTAGTAACAAAATTAGGTGGGGAAGTTGTTGGAAATGCTTCTATTATTGACCGTTCAGCAGGTAAGGCTGAACTTCCCTTTATACCAGTGTCTTTAGCCGCTTTAGATGTTGCGACCTACTCGGCGGAAAATTGCCCAATGTGCCAAGAAGGATTACCACTAGTAAAACCAGGTAGCCGGCAAACTTCTGATAAATCCAAGTAA
- a CDS encoding alpha/beta fold hydrolase has product MLSRQQKKVLITVGKFVLPIVTAFVVLMLSLTFYTIKSLTKPQKTTYAVSLEDYKLIGVPITKQDVSWSLKGGGKADGWLFQGPKGAPLIVLSHSYGQNMVDQISLAVLLYSSGYHVLLYDLRGHGQSAVEQTSLGDDEVDDLLAGIEQAKTLKDPNGEPLVDKNRVGLFGVSLGAYASLVAASKDPSIKAVAVDAVYPDVRRYLELKMKDFSSLSNPLLFYFAELGMKITFSKYGTTSAQKAVRNLAEVNQLYIVGKDAKELQTTTKELFNQALTPKAVEEVPKSRINILYKGDQDVYDPVVQTFFLTALPPTVEAVDPTARTENKQ; this is encoded by the coding sequence ATGCTGAGTAGACAGCAAAAAAAAGTTCTTATTACTGTTGGTAAATTTGTCTTACCTATTGTTACAGCATTTGTAGTATTAATGCTGTCACTTACATTTTACACAATAAAATCTCTTACTAAACCCCAAAAGACTACCTATGCCGTAAGCTTAGAGGATTATAAGTTAATAGGTGTCCCTATAACTAAGCAAGATGTTAGTTGGTCATTAAAAGGCGGAGGCAAAGCAGATGGTTGGCTTTTTCAAGGGCCAAAAGGCGCACCTTTAATTGTTCTAAGTCATAGTTATGGTCAAAATATGGTTGACCAAATTAGTTTAGCTGTCTTGTTATACAGTTCTGGCTATCATGTCTTGCTTTATGACTTAAGAGGACATGGGCAAAGTGCTGTAGAGCAAACTTCTTTAGGTGATGATGAAGTAGACGATTTACTTGCAGGAATAGAGCAGGCAAAAACTCTTAAAGATCCAAATGGTGAGCCATTAGTTGACAAAAATCGTGTAGGACTTTTTGGGGTTAGTCTTGGTGCTTATGCTTCTTTAGTTGCTGCTAGCAAAGATCCTTCAATAAAAGCTGTTGCTGTTGATGCAGTTTATCCAGATGTTAGACGTTATTTAGAACTTAAAATGAAAGATTTTTCTAGCTTAAGTAATCCACTACTATTTTATTTTGCTGAGCTAGGAATGAAAATAACTTTTTCAAAATATGGAACTACTTCAGCACAAAAAGCTGTGCGTAACTTAGCCGAAGTAAATCAACTCTATATAGTTGGTAAGGATGCTAAAGAGTTACAAACAACTACTAAAGAATTATTTAATCAAGCACTTACGCCTAAAGCAGTTGAAGAAGTACCAAAATCCCGTATCAATATACTTTATAAAGGTGATCAAGATGTTTATGATCCGGTAGTACAAACATTCTTTTTAACAGCCCTACCACCAACAGTAGAAGCTGTTGATCCAACGGCTAGAACAGAAAACAAACAATAA
- a CDS encoding PaaI family thioesterase has product MDNIDNKTRSRLVTWEDPFEVAKISAEMDGLAFLKLMIETKKNPPIASSLSFKLTEVIEGKAVFTFEPAEYHYNPLGVVHGGVAATVLDAAMACAIHSLLPKGKFCTTLEIKVNYLRAITLKSGLLRCEGEVIHLGKQTSVTQGKLLDNAGKLYATATATFMILKTDEK; this is encoded by the coding sequence ATGGATAATATAGATAATAAAACTCGGAGTCGTCTAGTAACTTGGGAAGATCCTTTTGAAGTAGCAAAAATATCAGCAGAAATGGATGGGCTAGCATTTCTAAAATTAATGATTGAAACTAAAAAAAACCCTCCTATCGCTAGCTCTTTAAGTTTTAAGCTTACTGAAGTAATTGAAGGTAAAGCTGTATTCACATTTGAACCTGCTGAATACCACTATAACCCATTAGGTGTAGTTCATGGAGGCGTAGCAGCAACCGTTTTAGATGCTGCTATGGCTTGTGCTATCCATTCCTTACTGCCAAAAGGAAAATTTTGTACTACACTAGAGATTAAAGTTAATTACCTTCGTGCAATTACATTAAAATCTGGTTTGTTACGTTGTGAAGGTGAAGTAATTCACTTAGGTAAACAAACATCTGTAACACAAGGAAAACTTTTAGATAACGCAGGCAAGCTTTATGCTACTGCTACTGCTACTTTTATGATTTTGAAGACAGATGAAAAATAA
- a CDS encoding alpha/beta hydrolase: MEQIVFISNAKTGLRYEDAIVKDFIPFVDKTYRTIPKQRMIAGISMGGYGALLIAFKHPELFIGVAAHCAALFEELPKPASSPKDTRAKYRYEIATQLYGNPPDNQHFQQNNPLYLAKANAAKLKNLQIYFDIGQQDRYGFERANQLLDSILTEAKIKHDFHFVVGEHGWSFLLARSEPAFIFYWQVLGSKN, translated from the coding sequence ATGGAGCAAATAGTTTTTATCTCAAATGCTAAAACGGGGCTTCGTTATGAAGATGCAATTGTAAAAGATTTTATTCCTTTTGTAGATAAAACCTACCGTACAATTCCTAAACAAAGAATGATAGCAGGTATTTCTATGGGCGGTTATGGAGCATTGTTGATAGCTTTTAAGCATCCAGAACTTTTTATAGGTGTTGCTGCTCATTGTGCAGCACTTTTTGAGGAACTGCCAAAACCTGCTTCCTCGCCAAAAGACACAAGGGCTAAATATCGTTATGAAATAGCAACTCAGCTTTATGGCAACCCACCAGATAATCAGCATTTCCAACAAAATAACCCTCTTTATTTAGCAAAAGCTAATGCTGCTAAGTTAAAAAATTTACAGATTTATTTTGACATAGGACAGCAAGATAGATATGGTTTTGAGCGAGCTAATCAATTATTAGACAGTATTTTAACTGAAGCTAAAATAAAGCATGACTTTCATTTTGTTGTAGGTGAGCATGGATGGTCGTTTTTACTTGCTCGTAGCGAACCAGCTTTTATTTTTTACTGGCAAGTTTTAGGAAGTAAAAATTAA
- a CDS encoding protein kinase produces the protein MSLIKSEDFLGTNRFLIQNLIGSGTFGVVYQVYDQINNSVVALKKLRKVLYEQNSEALYRFKQEFRALAEVNHPNLVDLYELISDGNQCFFTMELIDGVSFIDYVYGKNKHSNLSNNSSQQTILDAATTTINKSTVSKNIPKIHQVSSTNTTNSPRKIAITPGVIDRLREALKQLAAGIHALHKIGKLHRDLKPSNVLVTDSGRVVILDFGLVIEQTLENLEIDLVGTPTHMSPEQAAGLPITTASDWYSFGVILYQALTGQLPFSGKLFEILNKKQFLDPVSPNQIVEGLPTDLADLCLALLQRDPQNRPTGLEIIESFKDKNSSTLTKRFSPATNVFVGRNSHISSLTAAFNHSKSAGPAIAYVYGISGMGKTSLARYFLAQTKSLNSNVLILSGRCYEQESMPYKVFDSLIDSLAQYLKFLSESLLLELLPDDFLALTRLFPVLKSIPTIRQEYKKVLKIPDTQELRRRAFTALRQLLINLSQKYSVVLFIDDLQWGDGDSIALVQEVFRPPDPPSILLIATYRSEEKHNVFLKALLALPKESTVNSWHIEVDKLSEEESRELALKLLGENEEILSVFADLIAEESAGIPFFIVELVQHIPIGSANKRVTKTGELISSGKLRLTKENTEAVKSLEAVIHERILHLPTSAQHLLEVIAIAGRPILRQLAKQVAGLQQEELSAISLLRSQHLIRFRENFNDELEIYHDRIREAIIRYLTTSEKQLYHHKLALALEAFTSIDPEILVVHFLQSSDLEKTAKYALIAGDKARQALAFEQAAHFYQICINLYNKDTAVESLKTLQVKLATVLSCVGRGAEAAQVFLLASEEAEVEEWLDLQRRAAEQFLVSGLITEGLSLFNTILNALGMQLPTTPQEAFSSMLATRTEISTRGFNFSKRAESELSTEEKLSIDACWSIVIGLTFIDTIRAAEFQARHLLLALESGEIYRISRALAMEVGHRAAGGKAVLNNVFEIVEYLDKLLTKSPNIHTLGLYKLVIGSISYFNGKWKETCQFMREAEKIFREQCANVPWEIDATKLYLLRALYYLGEIKEIAYQLPSLLKEVQERSNLWVVALIYSRFYIVPLADDLPNIAEKQVKEAINNWSQESFYMQHYWSLFANIEIALYNQQAVKAWEMVDKSWSKLTESLLLRVEVFLLETFYLHARCALAIALESDEKDKFFVLAKQDAQEIENRQVAWAMPLAQLIYAMISVQTADKATAILQLEQAETKLIAVDMYLYAYCACYRRGQLMGDSKGENLKQKASEWLNNQTIKNVASIADMLIPGHWE, from the coding sequence ATGTCTCTTATAAAATCTGAAGATTTTCTTGGAACTAATAGATTTTTAATTCAAAACTTAATAGGCTCAGGGACTTTTGGAGTTGTTTATCAAGTCTATGACCAAATCAATAATAGTGTAGTTGCCTTAAAAAAATTACGTAAAGTTCTTTATGAGCAAAATTCTGAAGCTCTTTATAGATTTAAGCAAGAATTTCGTGCATTAGCTGAAGTTAACCATCCTAATTTAGTTGATCTTTATGAGCTAATTTCTGATGGAAATCAATGTTTTTTTACTATGGAACTAATTGATGGTGTTAGCTTTATTGATTATGTTTATGGAAAAAATAAACATAGTAATCTATCTAATAATTCTTCTCAACAAACTATCTTAGATGCTGCTACAACAACAATTAATAAATCAACTGTATCAAAAAATATACCAAAAATTCATCAAGTAAGCTCTACTAACACTACTAACTCTCCAAGAAAGATTGCTATTACACCTGGCGTAATAGATCGACTAAGAGAAGCCTTAAAACAATTAGCAGCAGGTATTCACGCACTTCATAAAATCGGTAAGCTACATCGAGACTTAAAACCTTCTAATGTCTTAGTTACTGATTCTGGAAGAGTTGTAATTTTAGATTTTGGTCTAGTGATAGAACAAACTCTTGAAAATCTGGAGATTGACCTAGTTGGTACACCAACGCATATGTCCCCAGAACAAGCAGCAGGCTTACCAATTACTACTGCAAGTGATTGGTATAGTTTTGGTGTAATACTTTATCAAGCTTTGACTGGACAATTACCTTTTTCTGGTAAATTATTTGAAATATTAAACAAAAAGCAATTTTTAGACCCTGTTTCCCCTAATCAAATAGTAGAAGGTCTACCAACAGATTTAGCAGACCTATGTTTAGCTCTACTTCAAAGAGACCCACAAAATCGACCCACAGGACTAGAAATAATAGAAAGCTTTAAGGATAAAAATAGCTCGACTTTAACAAAACGTTTTTCACCTGCTACAAATGTATTTGTTGGAAGAAATAGCCATATTAGTTCTTTAACTGCCGCATTTAATCACAGTAAATCTGCTGGCCCAGCAATTGCGTATGTTTATGGTATTTCTGGAATGGGTAAAACCTCTTTAGCACGCTATTTTTTAGCACAAACTAAATCTTTAAACTCCAATGTTTTAATTTTATCCGGTCGTTGTTATGAGCAAGAATCTATGCCCTACAAGGTGTTTGACAGCCTTATAGATTCACTAGCACAATACTTAAAATTTTTATCTGAAAGTTTATTACTTGAGTTATTACCTGATGATTTTTTAGCCTTAACCCGACTTTTTCCAGTATTAAAATCTATTCCAACCATTCGCCAAGAATATAAAAAAGTCCTTAAAATCCCTGATACACAAGAGCTTCGCCGTCGTGCTTTTACAGCCTTACGACAGCTATTAATTAATTTAAGCCAAAAATATTCAGTAGTATTATTTATTGATGATTTGCAATGGGGAGATGGAGATAGTATTGCATTAGTTCAAGAAGTTTTCCGCCCTCCAGATCCTCCATCAATTTTGCTAATTGCTACTTATCGCAGTGAAGAAAAGCATAATGTTTTCTTAAAAGCCCTTTTAGCTCTACCAAAAGAATCAACAGTTAATTCTTGGCATATAGAAGTTGATAAACTTTCCGAAGAAGAATCGCGTGAATTAGCATTAAAATTGTTAGGTGAAAATGAAGAAATTCTTTCTGTGTTTGCAGATTTAATTGCAGAAGAATCGGCTGGAATCCCATTTTTTATTGTTGAACTTGTCCAACATATTCCTATAGGTTCAGCAAATAAACGAGTTACTAAAACTGGAGAATTAATTTCTTCTGGTAAATTAAGATTGACTAAAGAAAATACGGAGGCGGTAAAATCACTAGAAGCAGTTATTCATGAACGTATTTTGCACCTTCCAACCTCAGCCCAACATTTATTAGAAGTAATTGCTATTGCTGGTCGTCCAATTCTTCGCCAATTAGCTAAACAGGTGGCAGGTCTTCAACAAGAAGAACTTTCTGCTATTTCGCTTCTACGCTCACAACATTTAATTAGATTTCGGGAAAATTTTAATGATGAGCTAGAAATTTATCATGACCGTATTAGGGAAGCTATCATCCGTTATTTAACAACTAGTGAAAAGCAACTATATCATCATAAACTAGCTTTAGCCTTAGAAGCTTTTACTAGTATTGATCCAGAAATTTTAGTAGTCCATTTTTTACAATCTAGCGATTTAGAAAAAACTGCTAAATATGCGCTGATTGCTGGAGATAAAGCCCGACAAGCATTAGCCTTTGAACAAGCTGCTCATTTCTACCAAATTTGTATTAATTTATATAATAAAGATACTGCTGTAGAAAGTCTTAAAACTTTACAAGTTAAACTAGCCACCGTTCTTTCCTGTGTTGGACGTGGAGCAGAAGCCGCACAAGTCTTTCTGCTAGCCTCTGAAGAAGCAGAAGTAGAAGAATGGCTAGATTTACAACGTCGTGCAGCAGAACAATTCTTAGTTTCAGGCTTAATTACAGAAGGCTTATCTTTATTTAATACAATACTTAACGCTTTAGGAATGCAACTTCCTACTACACCCCAAGAAGCTTTTAGTTCTATGCTTGCTACACGAACAGAAATTTCTACTCGTGGTTTTAATTTTAGCAAAAGAGCAGAATCAGAACTTTCCACAGAAGAAAAATTATCTATAGATGCTTGTTGGTCAATTGTTATCGGTCTTACGTTTATTGATACAATTCGAGCAGCAGAATTTCAAGCACGACATTTATTATTAGCTTTAGAAAGTGGAGAGATTTATAGAATTTCCCGCGCTCTTGCTATGGAAGTAGGACATCGTGCTGCTGGCGGTAAAGCAGTCTTAAATAATGTATTTGAAATAGTTGAATATCTAGATAAACTATTAACTAAATCTCCTAATATACATACTTTAGGTTTATATAAATTAGTAATAGGTTCTATTTCTTATTTTAATGGTAAGTGGAAAGAAACCTGTCAATTTATGAGAGAGGCCGAAAAAATTTTCCGGGAACAGTGCGCTAATGTTCCTTGGGAAATAGATGCTACTAAGCTTTATCTATTACGAGCTTTATATTACTTAGGAGAGATTAAAGAAATTGCTTATCAGCTACCAAGTTTATTAAAAGAAGTACAGGAAAGAAGCAATCTTTGGGTAGTAGCCTTAATTTATTCCAGATTTTATATTGTCCCACTAGCAGACGATCTACCAAATATTGCAGAAAAACAAGTAAAAGAAGCTATTAACAACTGGTCACAAGAAAGTTTTTATATGCAACATTACTGGAGTTTATTTGCTAATATTGAGATTGCACTTTACAACCAGCAAGCAGTAAAAGCATGGGAAATGGTAGATAAATCTTGGTCTAAATTAACAGAATCTTTGTTATTAAGAGTAGAAGTATTTTTACTAGAAACTTTTTATTTACACGCACGATGTGCTTTAGCCATTGCTTTAGAGAGCGACGAAAAAGACAAGTTTTTTGTTTTAGCAAAACAAGACGCTCAAGAAATAGAAAATCGTCAAGTAGCTTGGGCAATGCCACTTGCCCAACTTATTTACGCTATGATCTCAGTTCAAACCGCAGACAAAGCCACTGCAATTTTACAGTTAGAACAAGCTGAAACTAAGTTAATTGCCGTAGATATGTATCTTTATGCTTATTGTGCTTGTTATCGTCGAGGTCAATTGATGGGTGATAGCAAAGGTGAAAACTTAAAACAAAAAGCTTCTGAATGGTTAAACAACCAAACCATTAAAAATGTAGCCAGCATAGCAGATATGCTAATTCCCGGACATTGGGAATAA
- a CDS encoding TlpA family protein disulfide reductase: MLARRFFYFFLVVFLLATACQNETQNSTNPSTTNPQTSQTPTNTTNKPDTVLLDKKENIKVGLLIPEILTTDIGGNNLTIGSRLDKQGQLLMVYAPSCPVCHATMPRITTLYSGFFRERNIPVIALSVQPKAATEFSVKELNIPFKVAVMPDVDARFGCHIPDIPTTIALGSDGSIKGIWVGQLGSEQMTEIIKIFCPDCNIQINQS, from the coding sequence ATGTTAGCAAGACGTTTTTTCTATTTCTTTTTAGTAGTATTTTTGTTGGCTACAGCCTGTCAAAATGAGACTCAAAATTCAACCAATCCTTCTACAACAAACCCTCAGACAAGCCAAACACCAACAAACACAACAAATAAACCTGATACCGTTTTACTAGATAAAAAAGAAAACATTAAGGTTGGTCTTTTAATACCAGAAATTCTTACTACAGATATTGGTGGAAATAACTTAACCATTGGCTCACGTTTAGATAAACAAGGCCAACTTCTAATGGTCTATGCTCCAAGTTGCCCTGTTTGCCATGCTACTATGCCTCGTATAACTACGCTTTATAGCGGTTTTTTCCGTGAACGTAATATTCCTGTTATTGCATTATCCGTACAACCAAAAGCAGCAACAGAATTTAGTGTTAAAGAGCTAAATATACCTTTTAAGGTAGCTGTAATGCCTGATGTAGATGCACGTTTTGGCTGCCATATTCCTGACATACCAACTACAATTGCTCTTGGTTCAGACGGTAGCATTAAAGGTATTTGGGTAGGACAATTAGGCTCAGAACAAATGACAGAAATAATAAAAATCTTTTGTCCCGATTGTAATATACAAATTAACCAATCTTAA
- a CDS encoding molybdenum cofactor guanylyltransferase produces the protein MPVKPCVSAFIQAGGKSQRMGQNKALLNLAGRKLIEYPIKSLSSITPYVSIITNTPELYSDLKVTSYPDLRLDCGPLGGIYSALHYSTTDYILTLACDMPLVSSKLLLFLIEQGNNYQVCVPMDKDKQLQPLCALYHKSCQENILALLDQKKFAPKNLFSLVKTKIVFFKDFIDLPGAEHFFTNINTPTDFDLVSHYLS, from the coding sequence ATGCCCGTCAAGCCATGTGTTTCTGCCTTTATACAAGCTGGTGGTAAAAGTCAAAGAATGGGACAAAATAAAGCCCTACTAAATTTAGCTGGCCGTAAATTAATTGAATACCCTATAAAAAGCCTTTCAAGTATAACTCCTTATGTTTCAATTATTACCAATACTCCTGAGCTATATAGCGATCTAAAAGTAACCTCTTATCCAGACCTGCGCCTTGATTGTGGGCCATTGGGGGGGATTTATTCAGCCTTACATTATTCTACTACTGACTATATACTTACCCTTGCTTGTGATATGCCTCTTGTATCAAGTAAATTACTGCTTTTTTTAATTGAACAAGGAAACAATTATCAAGTTTGTGTACCAATGGACAAAGATAAACAACTACAACCGCTTTGCGCTCTTTACCATAAATCTTGTCAAGAGAATATCTTAGCATTGCTTGATCAAAAAAAGTTTGCTCCTAAAAATTTATTTTCTTTGGTAAAAACAAAAATAGTGTTTTTTAAGGATTTTATTGACTTACCAGGAGCAGAGCATTTTTTTACTAATATCAATACTCCTACTGACTTTGATTTAGTAAGCCATTATTTGTCTTAG
- a CDS encoding ABC transporter permease, with amino-acid sequence MYQIIQDIRFAIRRLRKTPTFALIAIISLALGIGANASIFSLVNTALLRPLPVDKPEELRIIYGTIQQGKVDTIFSYLNYKDIRDRGKHAIDLAAYRFVPLSMNHQGQNKRLWGYLVSGNYFDVLGIKPSQGRWFSSEEDLTPGTYPVIVISYSCWQTKFGADPQIIDKQVLINGNKYTVIGVAPKDFVGTEVSYNAEIFAPMMMAKQIEPLGDLIESRTNDNIFAIGRLKLPSQQAESVLQSIMQSLAEEYPNDNQGRGIKLATPGLFIPEIRESVIAFSWILMSVVGIVVLIACVNLANLLLARATERRKEIAVRIALGATRFQLIKQMLTESLLLGIVGGSLGLILSFWINDFVAKFKLPTDIPIVFNLAIDWRVVSFTFVLSIFTGIFFGLLPALQASKTDLIAALKDEISIGKFSRSWLRNLLVIAQIALSLLLLVSSGLIIHGLEKAQTLRPGFEPSNVASISFDLTLQGYDKEKGKIFYSKALDMAKSMPAIESATLVNVLPLSIEFNNTSIYIEGQTIAKSTDLPLAVPYNVYPDYFQTMGISLRGRDFTENDKNEDSRLAIVNETFAHRFFYGQDAIGKRFNFSGPENPYWTIIGVCADGKYNSLNEEQKLAIYLPILRNYTAPATLIIKTKSNPENVLGSLRENIQTLDPTLPLYDVKTLKQHLNLPLFPAKIAATILGSFAILALILAAIGIYGTMSYVVSQRSREMGIRIALGAKTSDILKMIVGQAMKLVAVGLGLGLIAAYSLTKFLSSLLYGVSATDPLTFIIVLVLLTLIALVACLIPAIRAAKTDPMIVLRQS; translated from the coding sequence ATGTACCAAATTATCCAAGATATTCGTTTTGCTATTCGCCGTTTAAGAAAAACTCCTACATTTGCTTTAATAGCCATAATTTCTTTAGCTTTGGGTATTGGTGCTAATGCGTCTATTTTTAGTTTGGTTAATACTGCACTACTTCGCCCATTACCAGTTGATAAGCCAGAAGAGCTAAGAATTATTTATGGAACAATCCAACAAGGCAAAGTGGATACAATTTTTTCTTACTTAAACTATAAAGATATTAGGGATAGAGGAAAACATGCTATAGATCTGGCGGCTTATAGATTTGTTCCCTTAAGTATGAATCATCAAGGGCAAAATAAAAGACTTTGGGGTTATTTGGTTTCTGGAAATTATTTTGATGTTCTAGGAATAAAACCTAGTCAAGGGCGTTGGTTTAGTTCTGAAGAAGATTTAACACCTGGCACATATCCAGTAATTGTAATAAGTTATAGTTGTTGGCAAACAAAATTTGGTGCAGATCCACAAATTATTGATAAACAAGTTCTTATTAATGGCAATAAATATACTGTAATTGGTGTTGCTCCAAAAGATTTTGTTGGAACAGAAGTTTCTTATAATGCAGAAATTTTTGCTCCTATGATGATGGCTAAACAAATTGAGCCTTTAGGAGATTTGATAGAAAGCCGTACTAATGACAATATTTTTGCTATTGGCCGGCTAAAACTTCCCTCCCAACAAGCTGAATCTGTACTTCAATCAATAATGCAAAGTCTAGCAGAAGAATATCCAAACGATAATCAAGGTCGTGGAATTAAACTAGCAACTCCGGGCCTTTTTATTCCAGAAATTAGAGAGTCTGTTATAGCTTTTTCCTGGATCTTAATGTCTGTTGTGGGAATAGTTGTTTTAATTGCTTGTGTAAATTTAGCAAACTTGTTGTTAGCACGTGCCACAGAAAGACGTAAAGAAATTGCAGTAAGAATAGCTTTAGGTGCAACTCGCTTTCAGCTAATCAAGCAAATGCTAACCGAAAGTCTATTGCTTGGAATAGTTGGCGGAAGCTTAGGTCTAATTTTATCTTTTTGGATTAATGATTTTGTAGCTAAGTTTAAGCTACCTACAGATATTCCTATAGTATTTAATCTAGCAATAGATTGGCGTGTTGTAAGCTTTACTTTTGTTTTATCTATTTTTACAGGTATATTTTTTGGGTTACTTCCAGCTTTACAAGCTTCTAAAACAGATTTAATAGCTGCATTAAAGGATGAGATATCTATAGGGAAGTTTAGTCGCTCCTGGCTACGTAATTTGCTAGTTATTGCTCAAATTGCGCTATCTCTATTACTTTTAGTAAGTTCTGGGTTAATAATTCATGGCTTAGAGAAAGCTCAAACCCTGCGTCCAGGCTTTGAGCCAAGCAATGTTGCCTCTATTTCATTTGACCTTACATTACAAGGTTATGACAAGGAAAAAGGAAAGATTTTTTACTCAAAAGCTCTTGATATGGCAAAATCTATGCCTGCAATAGAATCTGCTACTCTAGTAAATGTTCTACCATTATCAATAGAATTTAATAACACTTCTATTTATATTGAAGGTCAAACAATAGCTAAATCTACTGATTTACCCTTAGCAGTTCCTTATAATGTTTACCCAGATTATTTTCAAACTATGGGAATTTCTTTAAGAGGTCGTGATTTTACAGAAAACGACAAAAATGAGGATTCCCGCTTAGCAATAGTTAATGAAACTTTTGCACATCGCTTTTTTTATGGTCAAGATGCTATAGGTAAACGCTTTAATTTTTCTGGGCCAGAAAATCCTTATTGGACAATAATTGGAGTATGCGCAGATGGAAAATATAATAGTCTTAATGAAGAACAAAAACTGGCTATCTATTTACCAATACTAAGAAATTATACTGCACCAGCTACTTTAATTATTAAAACTAAAAGCAACCCTGAAAACGTTTTAGGTTCTCTAAGAGAAAATATTCAAACTCTAGATCCAACTCTTCCGCTTTATGACGTAAAAACTCTTAAACAACACCTTAATCTTCCTCTATTTCCTGCAAAAATTGCTGCAACTATTCTAGGTAGTTTTGCAATATTAGCTTTAATTCTTGCAGCAATAGGTATTTATGGAACTATGTCTTATGTTGTTTCACAACGTAGCCGCGAAATGGGCATAAGGATAGCTCTTGGCGCAAAGACTTCCGACATATTAAAAATGATTGTTGGTCAGGCTATGAAACTAGTAGCTGTAGGGTTAGGGTTAGGACTAATTGCTGCTTATAGCCTTACTAAATTTCTTTCTAGCCTGCTTTATGGTGTTAGTGCGACTGACCCACTTACTTTTATTATTGTTTTAGTGTTGCTAACCCTGATTGCTTTAGTTGCTTGTTTAATTCCAGCAATAAGAGCAGCAAAAACTGACCCTATGATAGTTCTTCGTCAAAGTTAG
- a CDS encoding mechanosensitive ion channel, whose product MCCVGFCWVGFRFRCAGFNKNIIGGLVILIDRPFQLGDLVKIGDAYGEVVHIGLRSTKLITQYDTKVTIPNTDILNGQAWNSNSGVPDCQVVTDIFLPHDVDPVKAVEIAYEAAYSSPYLLLAKPVVVLLQDKLAPQPFVLVRIRAYVYDHRFELEFQTDITVRAKAEYLRQGLINWNKYNLSKNFLESSDDQMNAIS is encoded by the coding sequence ATTTGCTGTGTTGGCTTCTGCTGGGTTGGCTTTAGGTTTAGGTGCGCAGGATTTAATAAAAATATTATTGGTGGATTAGTAATTTTAATTGATAGACCTTTTCAGTTAGGGGACTTAGTTAAAATAGGTGATGCTTATGGCGAAGTTGTTCATATTGGACTACGTAGCACTAAATTAATTACCCAATATGATACAAAAGTAACAATTCCTAATACAGATATATTAAATGGGCAAGCTTGGAATTCTAATTCTGGTGTACCTGATTGTCAGGTAGTAACAGATATATTTTTACCACACGATGTAGATCCAGTTAAAGCAGTAGAAATTGCTTATGAAGCAGCTTATAGCTCTCCTTATCTACTTTTAGCTAAACCTGTTGTTGTACTGTTACAAGATAAGCTTGCTCCACAACCTTTTGTTCTGGTACGTATTAGGGCTTATGTTTATGACCATCGCTTTGAGCTTGAATTTCAAACAGATATTACAGTTCGAGCTAAAGCAGAGTATTTACGCCAAGGTTTAATAAATTGGAATAAATATAATTTATCAAAAAATTTTCTAGAATCTTCTGATGATCAAATGAATGCTATTTCATAA